A genomic region of Cotesia glomerata isolate CgM1 linkage group LG9, MPM_Cglom_v2.3, whole genome shotgun sequence contains the following coding sequences:
- the LOC123271176 gene encoding sushi, von Willebrand factor type A, EGF and pentraxin domain-containing protein 1 isoform X1, whose translation MLIRAVAAVWVAVLLCHLHIASSQVSNVFTCPNGWELKGIYCYKFFNIKHSWEKAAELCRRYGSELMVVESYSENNMSASIVGKHLDKYWLGLASLDDLRTNTLESAAGMLVSQYAGFWASKQPDPKSGECVDFAISDDQQQSWELTTCESLLPFMCKANACPAGSFHCSNGKCINAAFKCDKQDDCGDYSDEIDCPNNCQYYMASSGDVVESPNYPHKYTPLSNCKWTLEGPQGHNILLQFQEFETEKSFDIVQILVGGRTEEKSVNLATLSGKEELANKRFVSASNFMIIKFSTDGSVERKGFRASWKTEPQTCGGILRATPQGQVLTSPGYPQNYPGGLECLYILQAQPGRIISIEIEELDLQTNRDYILVRDGESPMSRPIVRLTGKTENNPAVIISTSNNLYLYFKTSLGDSRRGFSIRYTQGCRATIVALNGTVQSPSYGLNEYPNNQECLYRIKNPKGVALSLKFTNFNVHNTDYVQVYDGSNTNGLRLHSGNGFTSNTRPKITLTAESGEMLVRFVSDALRSATGWQATFSADCPHLLPGEGALASSRDTAFGTVITFSCPLGQEFATGKPKITTECLPGGNWSVTYIPKCQEVYCGPVPQIDNGFSIGSSNVTYHGLATYQCYAGFAFPSGRPTEKISCLADGRWEKKPSCLASQCAPLPEAPNANITILNGGGRSYGTIVRFECEPGYVRTGHPVILCMSNGTWSDNVPTCSRAKCAILPSLKNGFLVDTSREYFYGDEARVQCNRGYKLTGSNIITCGAEQRFENVPSCEDINECASSQCDLASTECVNTPGAFACKCKSGFTPAMDCRSVGDLGMINGGIPDESITVSSSENGYSKAGVRLNSGDGWCGNDVERGMNWVMIDMKAPTIIRGFRTQVVARLDRNIAFTSAIRIQYTDDLTDAFTDYTNPDGTPVEFRTVEPILSILNLPVLIEARYIRFRIQDYVGAPCIKLELMGCTRLECTDINECANNNGGCHQKCINSPGSYSCMCNTGYELYKGNGTAGFAIARSETGERDGDLYQRNKTCVPVMCPNLPAPENGKIMLTKDQFHFGDVIRFQCNFGYVLAGSSAVICTSSGAWNGTTPECQFAKCVSLPDDKNEGLSVIRSDETSVLVPFGQNVTLKCGNSGRYLRNTATAGFRQCVYDPKPGLPDYWLSGFQPACPRSNCGKPLPTPGAEYGQYADTKYQSSFFFGCQDTFKLAGQTNRHDNVVRCQANGVWDFGDLRCEGPVCEDPGRPSDGFQVARSYEQGSEVNFGCNRPGYILINPRPITCQREPECRVVKPLGLASGRIPDSAINATSERPNYEAKNVRLNSVTGWCSFNKQGQRDFTYVSVDLGQVFRVKAILVKGVITNDIVGRPTEIRFFYKQSENENYVVYFPNFNLTTRDPGNYGELAMITLPKYVQARFVILGIVSFVDNACLKFELMGCEEPVVEPLLGYDYGYSPCVDNEPPVFQNCPQQPIMVQKGPGGELLPVNFTEPTAVDNSGSIARLEVKPESFKTPIRIFEDTVVKYVAFDYDGNVAICEINITVPDITPPKLSCPQSYVIELVDRQDNYNVNFNETRRRINTTDASGPVTVTFSPERAVIPIGGFENVTVYATDSSGNRASCHFQVSVQATPCVDWELKPPANGGLKCAPGDKALQCIATCRSGYRFTDGAPTKTFTCDPIKHWSPTSVVPDCVSENTQQADYHVNATVIYRANGAVSRSCLPQYQDLMAQYYMDLNAILTQRCSIVTVNTNVSFIRSIPMLLEENVLKMDFILVVVPVIRQPKLYDLCGSALNLIFDLSLPYASAVIEPLLNVSSIGNQCPPLRALKSSVSRDFTCSIGEVLNMDTADVPRCLHCPAGTYASEQKQKQCISCPKGYYQNSDRQGSCLRCPFGTYTKEQGTKSIDDCVPVCGYGTYSPNGLVPCLECPRNSYTGEPPIGGYKDCQTCPAGTFTYQPAAPGRDRCRPKCAPGMYSDTGLAPCAQCPKNFYQPQHGATTCIECPTNTFTDKSGATGREACKPVTCTESICKHGGLCLPMGHSVQCFCPAGFSGRRCEIDIDECASQPCYNGATCIDLPQGYRCQCPIGYSGINCQEEKSDCSNDTCPERAMCKDEPGYNNHTCLCRSGYTGVDCDVTINPCTASGNPCNNGATCVALQQGRYKCDCLSGWEGQSCEINTDDCAERPCLLGANCTDLVADFTCDCPPGFTGKRCHEKIDLCSGNPCLNGICIDKLFHHECICHPGWTGAACETNINECASKPCKNNGQCLDQTAGYTCTCEPGYTGQQCQHTIDDCASGPCQNGATCMDELDGYQCQCRPGFVGLHCEAEIDECLSDPCNPVGMDRCVDLDNKFLCHCREGYTGELCEVNIDDCASNPCLNGASCRDEVGGYKCVCPEGWTGDRCEQDVGMCLNRPCQNDAMCVDLFLDYFCVCPSGTDGKQCETAPERCIGNPCMHMGKCQDFGSGLNCTCPDDYTGIGCQYEYDACQAGACKNGATCIDNGPGFTCICPPGYTGKTCEDDIIDCKENSCPPSATCIDLTGKFFCQCPFNLTGDDCRKSIQVDYDLYFTDPTRSSAAQVIPFFTGAQKSLTVAMWVQFTQKDEAGIFFTLYSVSSPHVPTNRRAMIQAHSNGVQVSLFPDVQDVYLPFREYATINDGQWHHVAVVWNGENGGELILITEGLIASKTEGYGSGRSIPSYAWTVLGKPQGESPKGYTESGFQGHLTKVQVWSRALHVTNEIQKQVRDCRTEPVLYPGLILTWAGYDESIGGVERVVPSHCGQRVCQPGYGGSKCQQLEADKSPPKVDHCPGDLWVIAKNGSSIVNWDEPRFSDNVGVVKVQEKSGHRSGQTLLWGTYDISYVAYDQAGNSASCNFKVYVLSEFCQELADPIGGSQLCKDWGSGGQFKVCEISCNSGLRFSQEVPKFYTCGAEGFWRPTNDPSLPVVYPACTAATPAQRVFRIKMNFPTSVLCNEAGQGVLKQKVRNAVNALNRDWNFCSYSLEGTRECKNLDIDVQCDHKARVTREADEDGGIYTISAAVPAEATRHARQGSDTYQVEIAFPAINDPIQNTNSNDRATVQSLLEKLILEEDQFDVNDILPNTVPDPASLILESDYACPVGQVVMAPDCVPCAVGTYYDESTNKCVSCPVGTYQSESGQLKCSSCPVIAGRSSVTVGPGARSAADCKERCPAGKYYDDAAGLCRSCGHGFYQPNEGSFSCLLCGLGKTTRTAEAVSHEECRDECGSGQQLAVEGKCEPCPRGTYRTQGVQAACQACPLGRTTPNMGSAAVEECSLPVCEPGTHLNGTLNECVQCKKGTYQSEPQQTFCIPCPPNTSTKGPGGTSKAECTNPCEMSGEEMHCDANAYCLLIPETSEFKCECKPGYNGTGTVCSDVCTGYCDNEGVCMKDSRGQPSCRCSGSFTGKHCTEKSEFFYIIGGVSGGIILIIFIVLLVWMICARASRKREPKKMITPATDQNGSQVNFYYGAPTPYAESIAPSHHSTYAHYYDDEEDGWEMPNFYNETYMKESLHNGGKMNSLARSNASIYGTKDDLYDRLKRHAYPGKKDKSDSDSEGQ comes from the exons GTTGGGAGCTCAAAGGAatatattgttataaatttttcaacatcaAACATTCGTGGGAAAAAGCCGCCGAATTATGCCGAAg ataTGGAAGTGAACTGATGGTGGTTGAGTCATACAGCGAGAACAATATGTCTGCAAGTATTGTAGGAAAACATTTGGATAAATATTGGTTGGGCTTAGCGTCGTTAGACGATCTAAGAACGAATACGTTAGAATCTGCTGCAGGAATGCTTGTTTCTCAGTATGCAG gtttttGGGCTTCTAAACAACCGGATCCAAAATCAGGCGAATGTGTAGACTTTGCGATCTCTGATGATCAACAACAATCGTGGGAACTTACAACATGTGAATCACTGTTACCTTTTATGTGTAAAGCAAATGCATGTCCAGCAG gatcATTCCACTGTTCAAACGGCAAGTGTATAAACGCAGCATTCAAATGTGACAAGCAAGATGACTGCGGTGACTACTCCGACGAGATTGATTGTCCAAACAATTGTCAATATTACATGGCAAGTAGCGGTGATGTGGTAGAGAGTCCTAATTATCCACACAAATACACGCCACTGAGTAACTGTAAATGGACATTAGAAGGCCCGCAGGGTCACAATATTCTTCTGCAATTTCAAGAATTTGAAACTGAGAAGAGTTTTGATATCGTGCAGATCTTAGTTGGCGGACGTACGGAAGAAAAGTCTGTTAACTTAGCAACACTATCAGGCAAAGAAGAATTAGCTAACAAACGTTTCGTATCGGCGTCGAATTTcatgataattaaattcagtACTGATGGATCAGTAGAGCGCAAAGGTTTCCGTGCGTCATGGAAAACTGAGCCACAAACATGTGGAGGAATATTACGAGCTACGCCTCAAGGACAAGTATTAACATCACCAGGATATCCGCAAAATTACCCAGGAGGTCTCGAGTGCTTGTACATACTCCAAGCTCAACCAGGCCGAATCATTTCTATAGAAATTGAGGAACTTGATCTGCAAACCAATCGTGATTATATTTTAGTCCGTGATGGAGAATCACCAATGAGCCGTCCGATTGTCCGACTCACCGGCAAGACAGAAAACAATCCAGCAGTCATTATATCAACTAGTAACAATTTGTACCTTTATTTCAAGACCTCGCTAGGAGACTCACGTCGTGGCTTCAGTATTCGCTACACTCAAGGTTGCCGTGCAACCATCGTCGCGCTAAACGGCACCGTTCAATCACCTTCTTACGGGCTCAATGAATACCCAAACAATCAGGAGTGTCTTTATCGCATCAAAAATCCAAAAGGCGTTGCGTTGTCTCTGAAATTTACCAATTTCAACGTGCACAACACCGACTACGTTCAAGTTTACGATGGATCAAACACAAATGGCTTAAGGTTACACTCCGGAAACGGTTTCACCTCAAACACACGTCCTAAAATAACTCTGACTGCAGAAAGCGGTGAAATGCTGGTTAGATTCGTTTCAGATGCTTTGAGAAGTGCAACTGGATGGCAAGCAACCTTCTCTGCAGACTGTCCCCATCTTCTACCAGGTGAAGGGGCTTTGGCAAGCAGCCGTGACACTGCGTTCGGTACAGTAATCACATTCTCCTGTCCTCTGGGCCAGGAATTTGCGACGGGTAAGCCGAAAATCACGACAGAATGCTTGCCAGGAGGTAACTGGTCAGTGACGTACATTCCAAAATGTCAGGAAGTCTACTGTGGACCAGTTCCCCAAATAGATAATGGTTTCTCAATTGGATCTTCCAATGTAACATATCATGGACTTGCCACTTATCAATGCTACGCAGGCTTTGCATTCCCCTCCGGAAGGCCAACTGAAAAGATCTCGTGTTTAGCTGATGGCAGATGGGAAAAGAAACCTTCGTGCTTAGCTTCACAGTGTGCTCCACTACCCGAAGCACCAAACGCTAACATCACAATTTTGAATGGTGGTGGTAGAAGTTATGGTACCATTGTAAGGTTTGAGTGCGAACCTGGTTATGTTCGTACAGGTCATCCTGTCATTCTTTGTATGTCAAATGGCACTTGGTCAGACAACGTCCCTACTTGTTCGCGTGCCAAGTGTGCAATATTGCCGAGTTTGAAGAACGGATTTTTGGTTGATACATCAAGAGAATATTTCTATGGAGATGAAGCCCGAGTACAGTGTAACCGCGGTTACAAGCTCACTGGATCGAATATAATTACATGCGGAGCGGAGCAAAGGTTTGAAAATGTTCCATCGTGTGAGGATATCAACGAGTGCGCTTCAAGTCAGTGTGATTTAGCATCAACTGAATGTGTCAATACACCTGGTGCTTTTGCTTGTAAATGTAAATCAGGATTCACTCCTGCAATGGACTGTCGGTCGGTTGGTGACTTGGGTATGATCAATGGTGGTATCCCGGATGAATCTATCACAGTTAGCAGTTCAGAAAATGGATATTCGAAAGCCGGAGTTCGGTTAAATAGCGGAGACGGGTGGTGTGGCAATGATGTAGAACGTGGTATGAATTGGGTGATGATTGACATGAAAGCTCCCACAATTATCCGCGGATTCCGTACCCAAGTTGTTGCTAGATTGGATAGAAACATTGCATTCACTTCTGCAATACGTATACAATACACAGATGATTTGACTGATGCATTCACTGATTACACAAACCCTGATGGTACGCCAGTTGAATTCAGAACGGTTGAGCCTATTCTGTCTATTCTAAACTTACCGGTTCTCATAGAAGCACGATACATCAGATTCCGTATACAGGATTACGTAGGAGCGCCCTGTATCAAGCTTGAGTTGATGGGTTGTACAAGACTCGAGTGTACTGATATTAATGAGTGTGCTAACAACAATGGCGGATGTCATCAAAAGTGTATCAACAGTCCCGGTAGCTATTCATGTATGTGTAATACTGGTTATGAACTGTACAAAGGTAATGGAACGGCTGGATTTGCAATTGCTAGGTCAGAAACTGGAGAACGAGATGGTGATTTGTATCAACGTAATAAGACATGCGTACCTGTAATGTGTCCCAATTTACCGGCTCCtgaaaatggaaaaataatgCTCACTAAAGACCAATTCCACTTTGGAGACGTTATAAGGTTCCAATGTAACTTTGGGTACGTTTTGGCTGGATCATCAGCTGTTATTTGTACATCAAGTGGTGCTTGGAACGGAACAACGCCTGAGTGTCAGTTTGCTAAGTGTGTATCGTTACCAGATGATAAAAATGAAGGTCTCTCAGTGATTAGATCTGATGAAACTAGTGTTCTGGTACCTTTTGGACAGAACGTTACGTTGAAATGTGGTAACTCAGGACGCTACTTACGGAATACAGCTACTGCAGGCTTTAGACAGTGTGTTTATGATCCAAAACCAGGACTGCCAGATTACTGGCTCTCTGGATTCCAACCAGCCTGTCCCCGATCAAATTGTGGAAAGCCTCTACCAACTCCTGGTGCAGAGTACGGACAATATGCAGACACTAAATATCAGTCATCGTTCTTCTTTGGTTGTCAAGATACCTTTAAGTTAGCCGGTCAAACAAATCGTCATGACAACGTAGTACGTTGTCAAGCAAATGGTGTATGGGACTTTGGTGACTTGAGATGTGAAGGACCGGTTTGTGAAGATCCTGGTAGACCAAGTGATGGTTTCCAAGTCGCACGAAGTTATGAACAAGGTTCTGAGGTAAACTTCGGATGTAATCGTCCAGGTTATATTCTGATTAATCCGCGTCCTATTACTTGTCAACGTGAACCCGAATGTCGTGTTGTTAAGCCACTGGGTCTTGCATCAGGACGCATTCCTGATTCAGCGATAAACGCTACTTCGGAAAGACCTAATTATGAAGCTAAAAATGTAAGATTGAATTCTGTAACTGGTTGGTGTAGTTTTAACAAGCAAGGACAACGGGACTTTACTTACGTCAGCGTTGATTTGGGTCAAGTATTCCGAGTCAAAGCTATCTTAGTTAAAGGAGTCATCACTAACGATATAGTAGGAAGACCTACAGAAATACGATTTTTCTACAAACAATCCGAAAATGAAAACTACGTTGTTTATTTCCCGAACTTCAATTTAACTACACGTGATCCTGGCAATTATGGTGAATTAGCAATGATTACATTGCCTAAGTACGTTCAAGCACGTTTTGTTATTTTGGGAATCGTTAGTTTTGTAGATAATGCttgtttgaaatttgaattgatGGGTTGTGAAGAGCCGGTTGTGGAGCCACTTTTGGGTTATGATTATGGTTATTCACCTTGTGTCGACAATGAACCGCCTGTCTTCCAAAACTGTCCTCAACAACCAATTATGGTACAAAAAGGACCAGGAGGAGAATTGCTGCCAGTAAATTTCACCGAACCAACTGCTGTTGATAACAGTGGCAGTATAGCTCGTTTAGAAGTTAAACCGGAGAGTTTTAAGACACCAATAAGGATTTTTGAAGACACGGTTGTCAAGTATGTTGCGTTTGATTACGACGGAAATGTTGCTATTTGTGAGATTAATATCACAGTGCCAGATATAACACCGCCTAAGCTAAGTTGTCCACAGAGTTATGTTATCGAATTGGTCGATCGTCAAGACAACTACAATGTTAACTTTAATGAAACACGTAGACGGATCAATACAACTGATGCCTCAGGACCAGTTACAGTGACGTTTTCACCAGAACGCGCAGTAATTCCGATTGGAGGATTCGAGAATGTCACCGTATATGCAACAGACTCAAGCGGAAACCGTGCGTCTTGTCACTTCCAAGTTTCAGTACAGGCAACTCCATGTGTAGATTGGGAACTTAAACCGCCGGCTAATGGAGGTTTGAAATGTGCGCCTGGTGACAAGGCGCTTCAGTGCATTGCAACATGTAGATCAGGCTACCGATTTACTGATGGTGCCCCAACAAAAACATTCACTTGTGATCCAATTAAACATTGGTCTCCAACATCTGTGGTACCTGATTGTGTTTCAGAGAATACCCAACAAGCAGATTACCATGTAAATGCCACAGTAATTTATCGAGCTAATGGGGCAGTATCCAGATCATGTCTTCCTCAGTATCAAGACTTGATGGCCCAATACTACATGGACTTGAACGCTATTCTAACGCAACGTTGTTCAATAGTTACCGTAAACACTAATGTTTCCTTTATACGATCAATTCCAATGCTATTAGAAGAAAACGTTTTGAAGATGGATTTCATCTTAGTAGTTGTACCAGTGATTCGTCAACCAAAATTGTACGATCTGTGTGGCTCAGCATTGAATTTGATCTTCGATCTGTCTTTGCCATATGCCAGCGCAGTAATAGAACCACTTCTGAACGTGTCTTCTATAGGCAATCAATGTCCACCACTGCGTGCTCTGAAATCGTCAGTCTCACGTGACTTTACTTGCAGCATAGGTGAAGTACTGAATATGGACACTGCAGATGTACCAAGGTGTCTTCATTGTCCGGCAGGGACTTACGCAAGTGAACAGAAACAAAAACAGTGTATATCTTGTCCGAAAGGGTACTATCAGAACAGCGATCGTCAGGGATCATGTCTACGTTGTCCTTTCGGCACTTATACCAAAGAACAAGGCACAAAGAGCATTGATGACTGTGTACCAGTCTGTGGGTATGGAACATACTCACCTAATGGTTTAGTACCTTGTTTAGAATGTCCAAGAAATAGTTACACCGGTGAACCACCGATTGGTGGTTACAAAGACTGTCAAACTTGCCCAGCAGGAACTTTTACATATCAACCAGCAGCTCCAGGACGTGATCGTTGTAGGCCGAAGTGTGCACCGGGAATGTATTCTGACACAGGTCTTGCGCCTTGTGCACAGTGTCCTAAGAATTTCTATCAACCTCAACATGGTGCTACCACATGCATAGAATGTCCTACTAACACCTTCACTGATAAATCAGGTGCAACCGGTCGTGAAGCCTGTAAGCCCGTTACTTGTACTGAGTCTATCTGCAAACACGGTGGGCTATGCTTACCAATGGGACACAGTGTCCAATGTTTCTGTCCAGCTGGATTTTCTGGACGGCGATGTGAAATAGATATCGATGAATGTGCATCACAACCCTGTTACAATGGAGCCACGTGTATAGATCTACCACAAGGATATCGATGCCAATGTCCAATCGGTTATTCAGGTATCAATTGTCAAGAGGAAAAATCTGATTGTTCCAATGACACTTGTCCTGAAAGAGCTATGTGCAAAGATGAACCAGGTTACAACAATCATACTTGTCTCTGTAGATCCGGATACACTGGAGTTGACTGCGATGTTACGATAAACCCATGCACTGCCAGTGGTAATCCTTGCAACAATGGCGCTACTTGTGTAGCATTACAACAAGGACGTTACAAGTGTGACTGCTTATCCGGGTGGGAAGGCCAAAGTTGTGAAATTAATACCGATGATTGTGCAGAACGACCGTGCTTACTTGGTGCTAATTGTACAGATTTGGTTGCCGATTTCACGTGTGATTGTCCACCAGGATTTACTGGCAAACGGTgtcatgaaaaaattgatttatgcTCCGGAAACCCATGTTTGAACGGTATTTGTATCGACAAATTGTTCCATCATGAATGTATTTGTCATCCCGGATGGACAGGTGCCGCTTGCGAAACCAATATTAATGAGTGTGCCAGCAAGCCTTGTAAGAATAATGGCCAGTGTCTTGATCAAACTGCAGGATATACGTGTACTTGTGAACCCGGTTACACGGGTCAACAGTGTCAGCATACTATTGATGATTGCGCTTCAGGACCATGTCAAAACGGTGCTACTTGTATGGACGAGCTTGATGGTTATCAATGTCAATGTAGACCTGGCTTTGTCGGTCTACATTGTGAGGCTGAAATCGACGAGTGCTTAAGCGATCCATGTAATCCTGTAGGTATGGATCGTTGCGTTGACTTGGATAACAAGTTCCTGTGTCACTGTCGCGAAGGATATACAGGTGAACTTTGTGAAGTCAATATTGATGACTGCGCCTCAAACCCTTGTCTTAATGGTGCTTCATGCCGTGATGAAGTAGGAGGCTATAAGTGTGTATGTCCTGAAGGATGGACCGGCGATAGATGTGAACAAGACGTGGGAATGTGTCTCAATAGACCTTGTCAGAATGACGCGATGTGTGTGGATCTATTCCTCGATTACTTCTGTGTATGTCCTTCAGGTACTGATGGCAAGCAATGTGAAACAGCTCCAGAAAGATGCATCGGTAATCCATGCATGCACATGGGAAAATGCCAAGACTTTGGCTCAGGCTTGAATTGTACTTGTCCTGATGATTACACAGGAATCGGTTGTCAGTATGAGTACGACGCTTGCCAAGCTGGTGCATGTAAAAACGGCGCTACTTGTATCGACAATGGACCTGGATTTACTTGCATATGTCCACCAGGTTATACTGGCAAAACTTGTGAAGATGACATTATTGATTGTAAGGAGAATTCATGTCCTCCTTCTGCCACGTGTATCGATTTAACCGGCAAATTTTTCTGTCAATGTCCATTCAATTTGACCGGTGACGACTGTAGAAAGTCAATCCAAGTAGACTATGATCTCTACTTCACCGACCCAACGAGAAGTAGTGCCGCTCAGGTGATACCATTCTTCACAGGAGCACAGAAGAGTTTGACCGTCGCAATGTGGGTGCAATTCACTCAGAAAGATGAAGCGGGAATATTCTTCACGTTATACAGTGTTTCTTCGCCTCATGTGCCCACAAATCGACGTGCAATGATTCAAGCCCACAGCAATGGAGTTCAAGTCTCTTTGTTTCCAGATGTTCAAGATGTTTATCTACCATTTAGAGAGTATGCAACAATCAATGATGGCCAGTGGCATCATGTAGCAGTTGTTTGGAACGGAGAAAATGGTGGAGAGCTGATTCTTATTACTGAAGGCTTGATTGCCAGTAAAACTGAAGGATACGGTAGCGGAAGAAGCATACCTTCATATGCTTGGACTGTTTTAGGAAAACCGCAAGGAGAAAGCCCTAAAGGCTACACTGAGTCTGGATTCCAAGGACATTTGACTAAAGTACAAGTATGGTCTCGAGCTTTGCATGTTACCAATGAAATTCAAAAGCAAGTCCGTGATTGCCGAACTGAGCCGGTATTGTATCCAGGTCTTATATTAACCTGGGCTGGTTATGACGAGAGTATCGGAGGAGTTGAAAGAGTCGTTCCTTCGCATTGCGGACAGCGAGTCTGTCAACCCGGTTACGGAGGTAGTAAATGCCAACAACTTGAAGCTGACAAAAGTCCTCCTAAGGTTGACCATTGTCCTGGAGACTTGTGGGTTATTGCCAAGAATGGATCGTCAATTGTAAACTGGGATGAACCTCGTTTCTCTGACAACGTTGGAGTTGTTAAAGTACAAGAGAAGAGTGGGCACCGATCTGGACAGACCCTATTGTGGGGAACTTATGATATCAGCTATGTTGCTTACGATCAAGCGGGCAACTCGGCTAGCTGCAACTTCAAAGTCTACGTTCTCTCAGAGTTTTGTCAAGAACTGGCAGATCCTATTGGAGGATCACAACTGTGCAAGGACTGGGGTTCAGGAGGACAATTTAAAGTCTGCGAGATATCTTGTAACTCAGGGCTTAGATTCTCGCAAGAAGTTCCCAAATTCTATACATGTGGTGCTGAAGGATTCTGGCGTCCTACCAACGATCCTAGTTTACCAGTTGTTTATCCCGCGTGTACCGCCGCCACACCGGCTCAACGAGTTTTCagaataaaaatgaacttCCCTACATCTGTTTTGTGTAACGAAGCTGGTCAAGGTGTTCTTAAACAGAAGGTTCGAAATGCTGTCAATGCTCTGAATAGAGATTGGAACTTCTGTTCTTATTCTCTAGAAG GTACTCGAGAGTGTAAGAATTTGGATATTGACGTCCAGTGTGATCACAAAGCTCGTGTTACTCGTGAAGCTGATGAAGATGGCGGAATCTACACGATATCTGCTGCTGTGCCGGCTGAAGC AACGAGACACGCTCGTCAAGGAAGTGATACCTATCAAGTGGAGATTGCATTCCCTGCAATAAA TGATCCAATTCAGAACACAAACTCAAATGATCGTGCAACGGTACAAAGTCTACTTGAGAAATTAATTCTTGAGGAAGATCAATTTGATGTTAATGATATTTTACCTAACACCGTACCAGATCCTGCTTCGTTGATACTTGAATCGGACTATGCTTGTCCAGTTGGTCAAGTTGTTATGGCACCTGACTgcg TACCATGTGCGGTCGGAACTTACTACGACGAATCGACAAACAAGTGTGTGTCATGTCCAGTAGGAACGTACCAAAGTGAATCAGGCCAGCTTAAATGCAGCAGTTGTCCCGTAATAGCAGGAAGATCCAGTGTGACAGTAGGACCAGGAGCACGGAGCGCAGCTGATTGCAAAGAGCGTTGTCCCGCAGGTAAATACTACGACGACGCAGCCGGACTATGTCGTAGCTGTGGTCACGGATTTTACCAACCAAACGAGGGTAGTTTCTCGTGTTTGCTTTGTGGACTGGGCAAAACTACAAGAACCGCTGAAGCAGTATCTCATGAAGAGTGTCGCGATGAATGTGGATCGGGTCAACAATTGGCAGTCGAAGGCAAGTGTGAACCTTGTCCTAGAGGCACCTACCGAACCCAAGGTGTGCAAGCAGCTTGTCAAGCATGCCCATTGGGTAGAACTACGCCTAATATGGGATCCGCGGCTGTTGAAGAGTGCTCACTGCCCGTTTGTGAGCCTGGTACGCATCTTAACGGCACTTTGAATGAATGTGTCCAATGTAAGAAGGGTACTTATCAATCGGAGCCTCAGCAAACGTTCTGTATTCCCTGTCCGCCGAATACCAGCACCAAAGGACCTGGCGGTACTAGCAAGGCTGAGTGTACCAACCCGTGTGAAATGAGCGGTGAAGAAATGCATTGTGACGCCAATGCTTATTGTTTGTTAATCCCAGAAACCAGCGAATTCAAATGTGAATGCAAACCAGGGTACAATGGAACGGGTACAGTTTGTTCCGATGTCTGTACAGGATATTGTGACAATGAGGGAGTTTGCATGAAAGACAGCCGTGGACAGCCGTCTTGTAGGTGCAGTGGTAGCTTCACCGGTAAACACTGCACTGAAAAATCAGAGTTCTTCTACATAATTGGCGGGGTTTCCGGTGGAATTATACTTATTATCTTTATCGTTCTGCTCGTATGGATGATTTGTGCTCGTGCAAGTCGGAAACGTGAGCCCAAGAAAATGATTACACCCGCTACTGATCAAAATGGATCACAAGTCAACTTTTACTATGGAGCCCCGACACCTTACGCTGAATCTATTGCACCTTCTCATCACAGTACTTACGCTCATTATTATGATGACGAAGAAGACGGATGGGAAATGCCGAATTTCTACAATGAGACTTATATGaaag AGAGTCTGCACAATGGAGGCAAAATGAATAGTTTAGCGCGTTCAAACGCCAGCATTTACGGTACCAAGGATGATCTTTATGATAGACTGAAACGTCATGCATATCCAGGAAAAAAAG acAAAAGTGACAGTGACAGCGAGGGTCAGTGA